In Zunongwangia profunda SM-A87, the following proteins share a genomic window:
- the nhaA gene encoding Na+/H+ antiporter NhaA encodes MGQSVRNQSTIGYIRETATKFLDRETAGGIFLIIATIVALLLANSKWAGAYHHFLGDELLFEFSEHLSFGLTIEEWINDGLMAIFFLVAGLELKREVMVGELSSIKKASAPLLAALGGMAVPALIFISLNLGTENIKGWGIPMATDIAYSLGIIGLLGKNVPRQLKTFLIALAIADDIGAILVIALFYSNELSWIYLGSGMGAFGLLLLMNWTGIKNLIWYIIIGIILWYCFLNSGIHPTIAGVLFAITIPIVPKLDSKILKERTATNVTNLEKTELEKLNPLQDKKQQIILKAIKTDTENSRPPLLKLENSLVDFNTFFIIPIFAVANAGVKLDVNLIEVVSGSLGLGILLGLAIGKVTGIGIFTLIGQKLGVSELHITLNWKHIIGIGMIAGIGFTMSLFITNLAFNDQELIKISKISILIASLLAAIGGAVILLLTSNKGRKNIVK; translated from the coding sequence ATGGGACAATCAGTTCGAAATCAATCCACTATTGGGTATATCAGGGAAACGGCAACAAAGTTCCTCGACAGGGAAACAGCTGGGGGGATTTTTTTAATAATTGCTACTATAGTTGCCCTTCTTTTAGCTAATTCAAAGTGGGCAGGTGCCTATCATCATTTTCTTGGCGATGAATTGCTTTTTGAATTTTCCGAGCATCTTAGTTTTGGGCTAACAATTGAAGAATGGATCAATGATGGCCTAATGGCAATTTTCTTTTTGGTTGCCGGCCTTGAATTGAAGAGGGAGGTTATGGTGGGGGAATTATCTTCAATTAAAAAAGCCTCAGCCCCATTGTTGGCAGCTTTAGGTGGCATGGCAGTTCCGGCCCTCATTTTTATTAGCCTAAATTTAGGCACTGAAAATATAAAGGGTTGGGGCATCCCTATGGCTACCGATATCGCATATTCACTAGGGATTATTGGCCTACTGGGAAAAAATGTCCCCAGGCAGTTAAAAACATTTTTAATAGCCCTCGCTATTGCTGACGATATAGGTGCCATATTGGTGATAGCATTGTTTTATAGCAACGAGTTGAGCTGGATATACCTTGGATCGGGCATGGGGGCATTTGGGTTATTATTATTAATGAATTGGACTGGGATCAAAAATTTGATTTGGTATATTATTATTGGGATCATCTTATGGTATTGCTTCCTTAATTCGGGGATCCATCCAACTATTGCGGGAGTACTTTTTGCCATTACCATTCCAATAGTGCCCAAATTAGACAGTAAAATATTAAAAGAAAGGACCGCCACAAACGTTACTAATCTTGAGAAAACAGAGCTGGAAAAATTAAATCCTCTTCAGGATAAAAAACAACAAATAATTTTAAAAGCTATTAAAACAGATACTGAGAATTCAAGGCCTCCTTTGCTCAAACTGGAAAATTCCCTTGTTGATTTCAATACTTTCTTTATCATTCCAATTTTTGCAGTCGCGAATGCGGGAGTAAAGCTCGATGTAAATTTAATTGAGGTTGTTTCCGGTTCTTTAGGGCTGGGGATCCTTTTGGGATTAGCTATTGGGAAAGTAACAGGGATTGGTATTTTTACATTGATCGGGCAAAAACTTGGAGTTTCCGAATTACATATTACACTAAACTGGAAACATATAATTGGAATTGGTATGATCGCGGGAATTGGCTTTACCATGTCCCTTTTTATTACCAATCTCGCATTTAATGATCAGGAATTGATTAAAATTTCGAAAATAAGCATTTTGATAGCTTCATTACTTGCAGCTATTGGCGGTGCGGTAATTCTCTTATTAACTTCCAATAAAGGAAGGAAAAATATAGTTAAGTGA
- the lpdA gene encoding dihydrolipoyl dehydrogenase, which produces MDKYDLTIIGSGPGGYVCAIRAAQLGFKVAIIERYNTLGGTCLNVGCIPSKAWLEASEHYYKLKHQFENFGIDVKEANVDILKMNQRVQDVVQEIINGVDYLMKKNKVAVYQGHGTIKDKNTIEIKGGDKTETITTDKIIIATGSKPASLPNIKIDKKRIISSTEALALQEIPKHLMVVGGGVIGVEIGSVFARLGSKVSIVEYFDSLIATMDGALGHQLHRSLRKQGIDFYLEHKVTNATATEDKVELKAENLSDKEEMSLDGDYCLMAIGRKPYTASLGLENIGVETNEKGQITVDKNLETNVKGVYAIGDVIRGAMLAHKASEEGVFVAESIAGQKPHINYSLIPNIVYTQPEVAGVGLTEEELKKTNRSIKTGSFPYKANARAKISMDTDGFIKVIADKETDEILGVHMIGPRIADSYTEAVVAMEFRAAAEDIARMSHGHPTFSETFKEACLAATEDRALHI; this is translated from the coding sequence ATGGATAAATATGATTTAACAATTATTGGTTCCGGTCCGGGTGGCTATGTGTGTGCCATACGTGCTGCACAACTGGGCTTTAAAGTGGCCATAATCGAAAGGTACAACACGCTTGGCGGCACCTGCCTTAACGTGGGCTGTATCCCGTCAAAAGCCTGGTTGGAAGCCTCTGAGCATTATTACAAACTCAAGCATCAATTCGAAAATTTTGGGATTGATGTTAAAGAGGCCAATGTCGATATCCTGAAAATGAACCAAAGGGTTCAGGATGTGGTACAGGAAATCATCAATGGTGTTGATTATCTGATGAAAAAGAACAAGGTTGCCGTCTATCAAGGCCACGGCACCATCAAGGACAAAAACACGATTGAGATTAAGGGCGGGGACAAAACGGAAACCATAACAACCGATAAAATCATCATTGCCACAGGGTCCAAACCCGCTTCACTGCCCAATATTAAAATAGACAAAAAGCGTATCATCTCTTCCACCGAAGCCCTTGCCCTACAGGAAATCCCCAAGCACTTAATGGTCGTTGGGGGTGGCGTTATCGGTGTTGAGATAGGTTCCGTATTCGCCCGCCTGGGTTCAAAGGTTTCCATAGTAGAATATTTTGATAGCCTTATCGCCACTATGGACGGCGCACTGGGACATCAATTGCACCGTTCCCTTAGAAAACAGGGAATTGATTTTTATTTGGAACATAAGGTGACAAACGCAACGGCAACTGAGGATAAAGTAGAATTGAAAGCGGAAAATCTTTCCGATAAAGAAGAAATGAGTTTAGATGGCGATTACTGTCTTATGGCCATTGGCCGAAAACCATACACCGCCAGTTTAGGGCTTGAAAATATAGGAGTGGAAACCAATGAGAAAGGACAGATAACGGTAGATAAAAACCTTGAAACCAATGTCAAGGGTGTGTATGCCATTGGGGATGTAATCCGGGGGGCAATGCTTGCCCATAAAGCCAGTGAAGAAGGCGTTTTTGTAGCCGAAAGCATAGCAGGTCAAAAGCCACATATCAATTATTCCCTTATCCCAAATATCGTGTACACCCAGCCTGAGGTCGCCGGTGTAGGCTTGACGGAAGAAGAACTGAAGAAGACCAATAGAAGTATAAAAACGGGCTCTTTTCCCTATAAGGCAAACGCACGGGCGAAGATAAGTATGGATACGGATGGTTTTATCAAGGTAATCGCAGATAAGGAAACCGATGAGATATTGGGCGTGCATATGATAGGCCCTCGCATAGCAGACAGTTATACCGAAGCGGTGGTAGCGATGGAATTTAGGGCGGCTGCCGAGGATATTGCAAGAATGTCACACGGTCACCCCACATTTTCCGAGACCTTTAAGGAGGCCTGTCTGGCAGCTACCGAAGACAGGGCGTTGCATATTTAA
- a CDS encoding DUF305 domain-containing protein gives MNSKENNHKEMKKGNYAKFFAMIATAMVAMFFLMYTNSYQIIDHFWFSETRLFMTLVMAGSMIIIMLLFMLNMYKKRSANIAVISLGILLIAGGIGLVRSQITVTGVDYMEGMIPHHSIAILTSERAQIKDIRVRKLADEIIKAQRREIMEMQWLINDIRENGVVETEDERKKRPVPEFEGLLDEETQNLYE, from the coding sequence ATGAACTCAAAAGAAAATAATCACAAAGAAATGAAAAAAGGAAATTACGCAAAATTTTTTGCAATGATTGCAACCGCCATGGTAGCAATGTTCTTCTTGATGTATACCAACTCTTACCAGATCATTGATCATTTCTGGTTCAGTGAAACAAGGCTTTTTATGACGCTGGTCATGGCCGGTTCCATGATTATCATCATGCTGTTGTTTATGCTCAATATGTACAAGAAGCGTAGTGCCAATATCGCCGTCATTTCGTTGGGTATTTTGCTCATTGCCGGGGGCATTGGACTGGTGAGAAGCCAGATTACTGTTACAGGTGTTGATTATATGGAAGGTATGATTCCGCATCACTCCATAGCTATTCTTACAAGTGAGCGTGCCCAGATTAAGGATATACGGGTAAGGAAACTGGCTGATGAAATTATCAAAGCCCAACGCAGGGAAATAATGGAAATGCAGTGGTTGATCAATGACATTAGAGAAAATGGTGTAGTAGAAACAGAAGATGAAAGGAAAAAAAGGCCTGTGCCCGAGTTTGAAGGTTTGCTTGATGAAGAAACGCAAAATCTATACGAATAA
- a CDS encoding DUF2231 domain-containing protein: MNIRNIFLSLAIIAVIAFVAPSYAIGIEPSNVDVTELMTVPSVAMQSGNVQADFDEFPNLHPMVVHFPIVLLLFAAILQLIQLFVMKHTMDWVILLIVGSGFIGAYVAGTLVHPDTEGLTEMAKKVLEEHDKYASWTVWSSAVAAVMKLVSLFWFKLRRGFEIAVLLVMAFSAYSVSQAGHYGSQLVYIEGVGPQGKYLGSETEEGQKESSEHSH; this comes from the coding sequence ATGAACATTAGGAACATTTTTTTGAGCCTGGCAATAATTGCCGTGATCGCGTTTGTAGCCCCTTCTTATGCTATAGGCATAGAGCCCAGTAACGTTGATGTCACCGAACTAATGACCGTCCCATCTGTAGCCATGCAATCAGGGAATGTGCAGGCAGACTTTGATGAATTTCCAAATTTGCACCCTATGGTGGTTCATTTTCCCATTGTGCTTTTATTGTTCGCCGCCATTTTGCAATTGATCCAACTATTCGTTATGAAACACACTATGGATTGGGTCATCCTGTTAATAGTGGGATCTGGATTTATAGGGGCCTATGTAGCAGGCACTTTGGTTCATCCTGATACCGAGGGACTTACCGAAATGGCCAAAAAAGTACTGGAAGAACACGATAAATATGCCAGCTGGACCGTGTGGTCAAGTGCCGTCGCGGCGGTAATGAAATTGGTAAGCCTGTTTTGGTTTAAACTAAGACGCGGTTTCGAGATTGCCGTGTTGCTGGTGATGGCATTTTCGGCCTATTCCGTATCCCAGGCGGGTCACTACGGCTCACAACTGGTATATATTGAAGGTGTGGGCCCACAAGGAAAATACTTAGGTAGTGAAACTGAAGAAGGCCAAAAGGAAAGCAGTGAACATTCACATTAA
- a CDS encoding multicopper oxidase domain-containing protein — translation MKTTLFIYFAFLFAVGLQAQTEPSVEGNVDNLPVREYTLTLREEAVNKAGKEVMGMTINGQIPGPTLEFNEGEYAVIYVKNEMSVESSIHWHGLLLPNFYDGVPYLSTPPIEAGETLKYEFAIKQNGTYWYHSHTMLQEQSGVYGPIVIQPKEETDLEYDKELVLLLSDWTNEKPRDVMRFLKRGTEWYNIRKGTATPLNQVIKRGALGAQFNFWRQRMESADIADIYYPAFLINGKEKVEYPEFKPGEKVRLRIIDGSASTSFWMTFGGEDPLLVSADGKDVVPVEKNKTFIAVAETYDFIVTIPETGKLEFKIMAQDGSGTATAYLGQGTIVAAADVPKPDKIGMMQQMAKMKMRMGAPALKFRPGKVDPYKMAEDWGMQMDETMQMEGMNDMAPNAGSEGMGNMNREKSNMKKDSMQMDHSKMAKMDPPAGRAGMEKDPERKGQTGMDDMKMADMGGMKMGETGDMQGMSLFSQYNYDYLKAPEKTNYDPDVPVTEILLNLTGNMQRYIWSMNGVPLSEADKIKIKGDEVTRITFNNLTMMHHPMHLHGHFFRVINENGEYSPLKHTVNVPPMQKVTIEFYGNEYGDWFFHCHILYHLVGGMSRIVSYGTPRDPRMEEYPVSKLIDETDQYYSWGMVDAASNMTALNLVSSNIRNQFSLRAEYGWNKNMEVEAAYDRYLYDYLTVFGGVNIENGMEDSLEEITTTAIAGIRYLTPYLFTLDVRMDSKLRPQISLSRAISIFPRTILFGTYEYQADFGWVDELPQGDNFKKEITWSTGIEYFLSKNFSLMGSYDNRFGAGGGLSLRF, via the coding sequence ATGAAAACAACTCTATTTATCTATTTTGCCTTTTTATTTGCCGTTGGGTTACAGGCACAAACCGAACCTTCCGTAGAAGGGAATGTAGATAACCTGCCCGTAAGGGAATATACCCTTACACTGCGGGAAGAAGCTGTAAACAAGGCGGGCAAGGAGGTTATGGGAATGACTATAAATGGTCAGATACCAGGACCGACACTTGAATTTAATGAAGGTGAATACGCAGTAATCTATGTCAAGAACGAGATGAGCGTAGAATCATCGATACACTGGCACGGCCTTCTGTTGCCAAATTTCTACGATGGGGTGCCCTACCTGTCCACACCCCCCATTGAAGCCGGAGAAACCCTGAAATATGAATTTGCAATTAAGCAAAACGGTACTTATTGGTACCATTCCCATACCATGCTTCAGGAACAAAGTGGTGTTTATGGCCCTATTGTTATCCAACCAAAGGAAGAAACAGATTTGGAGTATGACAAGGAACTGGTACTGCTGCTTTCAGACTGGACCAATGAGAAACCTAGGGACGTAATGCGGTTTTTAAAACGGGGCACGGAATGGTACAACATCAGGAAGGGAACGGCCACACCGTTGAACCAGGTCATCAAAAGAGGCGCTTTGGGCGCACAATTTAATTTCTGGAGGCAACGCATGGAAAGTGCGGATATAGCGGATATTTACTATCCCGCGTTTCTGATCAATGGAAAGGAAAAGGTCGAATATCCCGAGTTCAAGCCCGGGGAGAAAGTACGTCTGCGTATTATCGATGGTTCTGCATCCACTTCGTTCTGGATGACCTTTGGTGGGGAAGACCCACTATTGGTTTCAGCCGATGGTAAGGACGTTGTTCCCGTAGAAAAGAACAAAACCTTTATTGCGGTTGCAGAAACCTACGATTTTATCGTGACCATACCGGAAACTGGCAAGTTGGAATTCAAGATTATGGCCCAGGATGGTTCCGGTACCGCAACTGCCTATCTGGGCCAGGGCACAATCGTTGCTGCCGCGGACGTTCCCAAGCCGGATAAAATAGGGATGATGCAGCAAATGGCCAAGATGAAGATGAGAATGGGCGCCCCGGCATTAAAATTTAGGCCCGGTAAGGTAGATCCCTATAAAATGGCCGAGGATTGGGGAATGCAAATGGACGAAACCATGCAGATGGAAGGGATGAACGATATGGCGCCCAATGCCGGATCGGAAGGTATGGGCAATATGAACAGGGAGAAGTCCAATATGAAAAAGGATTCCATGCAGATGGACCATTCCAAAATGGCAAAAATGGACCCGCCTGCCGGACGGGCAGGTATGGAAAAGGATCCTGAAAGGAAGGGACAGACTGGAATGGATGACATGAAAATGGCTGATATGGGTGGAATGAAAATGGGGGAAACGGGAGATATGCAGGGAATGAGCCTTTTTTCACAATACAATTATGATTATTTAAAAGCCCCCGAAAAAACCAACTATGATCCCGATGTGCCCGTAACAGAAATCCTATTGAACCTGACCGGAAACATGCAACGGTACATCTGGAGTATGAACGGTGTGCCCCTTTCCGAAGCGGATAAAATCAAGATAAAGGGGGACGAGGTAACCCGGATTACCTTCAATAACCTCACCATGATGCACCACCCTATGCACCTGCACGGTCATTTCTTTAGGGTCATCAACGAGAACGGGGAATATTCCCCCCTAAAACATACGGTGAATGTACCCCCTATGCAAAAGGTAACCATTGAATTCTATGGCAATGAATACGGCGACTGGTTTTTCCATTGCCATATTCTATACCATCTGGTAGGCGGTATGTCCCGCATAGTAAGCTATGGTACGCCACGTGACCCTAGGATGGAAGAATATCCTGTGTCCAAACTTATTGATGAGACCGACCAGTACTACTCTTGGGGTATGGTGGATGCCGCTTCCAATATGACCGCATTGAACCTGGTAAGTTCAAACATACGCAACCAGTTTTCCCTGAGGGCCGAATACGGCTGGAACAAAAATATGGAAGTAGAAGCGGCTTATGACAGGTATCTATATGATTATTTGACCGTTTTTGGTGGTGTGAATATTGAAAATGGAATGGAGGATAGCCTTGAGGAGATAACAACTACTGCCATTGCCGGGATTCGGTACCTCACCCCTTACCTCTTTACCCTTGATGTTCGCATGGACAGTAAGTTGCGGCCACAGATAAGTTTGAGTCGTGCCATATCGATCTTCCCAAGGACCATCTTGTTTGGAACCTACGAGTACCAGGCAGATTTTGGATGGGTGGATGAGTTGCCACAAGGGGATAATTTTAAAAAAGAAATTACCTGGAGTACCGGTATAGAATATTTCTTATCCAAGAATTTTTCGCTAATGGGCAGTTATGATAACCGCTTTGGTGCGGGAGGTGGGCTATCATTAAGATTTTAA
- a CDS encoding heavy metal translocating P-type ATPase produces the protein MKDKEKHSKGDGHNHDHGGIFGKNTELYFAILSGVTLITGFLLEKYTGVSANIPFGLYIAAYFFGGYFTLKEAITKVSKGEFEIDFLMLVAAAGAAYLGEWAEGALLLFLFSLGHALENYAMGKAKKSIAALTDLAPKTALLKKDDDTVEVGIEELQIGDTIVVRPNSKISADGVIVKGNSSIDQSPITGESVPVDKTPIENPDKEYTAKSDIPDENRVFSGTINGNNTLEIKVIKEAKDSTLNRLVTMVQEAQDQKSPTQLLTDKFERYYVPSVILLVIVLNFAFLVIDETWNESLYRSLAVLVAASPCALAISTPSAVLSGVARAARGGVLIKGGRPLEDLGVLTALAFDKTGTLTEGKPKLTDVESFGSIDKKELLEIAIAVEELSDHPLAKAVVRDGMERLGKDTKIPDADDLEAVQGKGIKANYQGNSIYIGNLELFEDIDKGVPSDVSEKVRALEGEGKTTMLIKRGNEFIGMLGLMDTPREKAKETLAQLKEIGIKKMIMLTGDNQKVADAVAEEIGLTEARGSLLPEEKVEAIKKLAEQENKLAMIGDGVNDAPAMANSTVGIAMGAAGSDVALETADIALMADKLETLPFAIGLSRKAKAIIKQNLWVSLGVVALLIPATIMSWASIGIAVAIHEGSTLVVVVNALRLLAYKK, from the coding sequence ATGAAAGACAAGGAAAAACACAGCAAAGGCGATGGCCACAATCACGACCACGGTGGCATCTTCGGTAAAAACACGGAGCTCTATTTTGCAATTTTAAGTGGGGTCACACTAATTACAGGTTTCCTGTTGGAAAAATATACAGGGGTTTCAGCTAACATCCCTTTTGGGCTCTATATTGCAGCCTACTTTTTTGGAGGTTATTTTACCCTAAAGGAGGCCATTACCAAAGTGTCCAAAGGCGAATTTGAAATCGATTTCCTGATGCTGGTCGCAGCTGCAGGAGCCGCCTATTTGGGCGAATGGGCAGAAGGTGCCTTGTTGCTGTTCCTGTTTAGTTTGGGTCACGCACTGGAAAACTATGCAATGGGCAAGGCCAAGAAATCCATTGCAGCGTTAACAGACCTTGCGCCTAAAACCGCACTATTAAAGAAGGATGACGATACCGTTGAAGTCGGTATAGAAGAGTTACAGATAGGTGATACTATCGTGGTACGCCCCAACAGTAAAATATCTGCTGATGGTGTTATTGTAAAGGGCAATAGTAGTATAGACCAGTCACCCATTACCGGGGAAAGCGTTCCAGTGGACAAAACACCAATAGAAAATCCCGATAAGGAATATACAGCAAAAAGCGATATTCCCGACGAGAACCGTGTATTTTCAGGAACTATCAATGGCAACAATACCCTCGAAATAAAGGTGATTAAAGAGGCAAAAGATTCTACCCTCAACCGCTTGGTCACTATGGTTCAAGAGGCCCAGGACCAAAAATCGCCTACACAATTATTGACAGACAAGTTTGAGCGGTACTACGTGCCATCGGTAATCTTATTGGTCATAGTATTAAATTTTGCTTTTTTGGTCATCGATGAAACGTGGAATGAAAGCCTGTACCGTTCCCTGGCGGTACTTGTGGCAGCCAGTCCGTGCGCGCTGGCCATTTCTACGCCATCTGCTGTATTGAGTGGTGTGGCAAGAGCAGCAAGGGGCGGGGTTTTGATAAAAGGCGGTCGCCCCTTGGAAGACTTAGGGGTACTTACCGCACTGGCTTTTGACAAGACGGGAACACTTACCGAAGGAAAACCAAAGCTTACCGACGTCGAAAGTTTTGGCAGTATAGATAAAAAGGAACTGTTGGAAATCGCGATTGCGGTTGAGGAACTGAGCGACCATCCCCTGGCAAAGGCTGTTGTAAGGGATGGGATGGAGCGGCTTGGGAAGGACACCAAGATTCCGGATGCCGATGATTTGGAGGCCGTACAGGGCAAGGGCATAAAGGCAAACTATCAAGGGAATTCCATTTACATAGGCAACCTTGAGCTTTTTGAGGATATTGATAAAGGTGTTCCCAGCGATGTATCAGAAAAGGTAAGAGCGCTTGAAGGGGAAGGAAAGACCACGATGCTAATAAAAAGGGGCAATGAATTTATAGGGATGCTGGGGCTGATGGACACGCCACGGGAAAAAGCCAAGGAAACCCTTGCCCAACTAAAGGAAATAGGCATCAAGAAAATGATAATGCTTACCGGCGACAACCAGAAAGTAGCCGACGCTGTAGCCGAGGAAATCGGTTTGACCGAAGCTCGCGGAAGTCTGCTTCCCGAAGAAAAAGTGGAGGCCATCAAAAAACTTGCGGAACAGGAAAATAAACTGGCAATGATAGGTGATGGGGTCAATGATGCCCCTGCTATGGCAAACAGTACCGTTGGTATTGCAATGGGTGCGGCGGGAAGCGACGTGGCTTTAGAGACCGCAGATATAGCACTAATGGCAGACAAACTGGAAACCTTGCCTTTTGCCATCGGTTTGAGCAGAAAAGCGAAGGCGATAATCAAGCAAAACTTATGGGTTAGCTTGGGGGTTGTTGCCCTTTTAATTCCTGCGACCATAATGAGTTGGGCAAGTATAGGGATAGCCGTGGCCATTCACGAGGGCTCTACGTTGGTAGTGGTGGTCAATGCATTAAGGCTTTTGGCTTATAAAAAATAA
- a CDS encoding SpoIIAA family protein produces MLQIINLEKEHLIAAKISGKLTEKDMEKMHPLIHNIIEKGHKVDFYFEMEDFKGYTLKGFWEDLKIDSAHLGDYGKMAFVGNKKWQELAAKATDFFIKSEVKFFDISEKQQAQNWIKS; encoded by the coding sequence ATGTTACAGATAATAAACTTGGAAAAAGAACACCTTATTGCCGCTAAAATCAGCGGGAAACTTACGGAAAAGGATATGGAAAAGATGCATCCGCTTATCCACAACATCATAGAAAAAGGCCATAAAGTGGACTTCTATTTTGAAATGGAAGATTTTAAAGGTTATACCCTTAAAGGCTTTTGGGAAGACCTAAAGATTGATTCGGCTCATTTGGGAGATTATGGCAAGATGGCCTTTGTGGGCAATAAAAAATGGCAGGAATTGGCCGCGAAGGCAACTGATTTTTTCATAAAGTCTGAAGTTAAATTTTTTGATATTTCTGAGAAACAACAGGCTCAAAACTGGATTAAATCTTAA
- a CDS encoding MgtC/SapB family protein codes for MRTSPRKRNLKHITFYDMDLQTEITLIPRLLVALLLGFLIGLDREIHGHDAGIRTYASVCLGAALLTIINTHIEVADQTRIVANIVSGIGFLGAGIIFRDSSKNTISGLTTAATIWASAGVGIAIGYGMYLIGITSTLLIILLLVSHHFPFFKAKYGKETRGNNE; via the coding sequence ATGAGGACATCCCCGAGAAAAAGAAACCTGAAACATATTACGTTTTATGATATGGATTTGCAAACTGAAATAACGCTAATTCCCAGATTATTGGTTGCCTTGTTGCTGGGTTTCTTGATTGGGCTTGACCGTGAAATTCATGGTCACGACGCTGGCATAAGGACCTATGCTTCCGTTTGTTTGGGAGCGGCACTATTAACTATCATCAATACACATATTGAAGTGGCAGACCAAACCAGGATTGTCGCCAATATTGTCTCTGGTATTGGTTTTTTGGGAGCGGGTATCATTTTTAGGGACAGTTCAAAGAATACCATATCAGGGTTAACAACGGCCGCTACCATCTGGGCCAGTGCTGGTGTTGGCATTGCCATAGGATATGGGATGTATTTAATTGGTATAACCAGTACACTATTGATTATACTATTGCTGGTTTCGCATCATTTCCCATTTTTTAAGGCTAAGTACGGTAAAGAAACAAGGGGTAACAATGAATAA
- a CDS encoding bestrophin family protein gives MLLNKRISIWSFLKYIKYDILFIVFYAIAIGVLDQFGFLSKISIPIAVTGVFGTAVALLLGFRTNQAYERWWEARIIWGAIVNDSRTLVRQGITFYDRQDGQYEFRIKEIVLRQITWCYALGESLRKVDFSPKVAGFLKIQDINDQNVPNAILLKHSEALSEALNDKVINKFQQVQIDSTIARLCDSMGKCERIKNTVFPKAHSLLIHLIIYVFATMLPFGLSDNYLSVEIGLTIAIPIIFIAIEKTSILMQDPFENDPMDTPMTDLAQTIEINLKQMTGDEDIPEKKKPETYYVL, from the coding sequence ATGCTCTTAAATAAACGAATATCCATCTGGTCCTTTCTTAAATATATTAAATATGATATTTTATTTATTGTATTTTATGCTATAGCAATTGGTGTTTTGGACCAATTTGGTTTTCTGAGTAAAATTTCGATCCCTATTGCCGTTACAGGTGTTTTCGGGACTGCTGTAGCGCTACTGTTAGGTTTCAGAACCAATCAAGCCTATGAACGCTGGTGGGAAGCCCGTATTATTTGGGGCGCCATTGTCAACGACTCCCGTACTTTGGTACGACAGGGCATAACCTTTTATGACCGGCAGGATGGTCAGTATGAATTTAGGATTAAAGAAATAGTTTTACGACAAATTACGTGGTGCTATGCACTGGGTGAGTCATTAAGGAAAGTGGATTTTTCCCCTAAGGTAGCTGGCTTTTTAAAAATTCAGGACATTAATGATCAAAATGTTCCTAATGCTATTCTATTAAAACATTCTGAAGCCTTATCAGAAGCCCTTAACGATAAGGTGATCAATAAATTCCAACAGGTACAAATTGATAGCACTATTGCGCGTCTCTGCGATTCAATGGGCAAATGCGAAAGGATCAAAAATACGGTTTTCCCCAAAGCGCATAGCCTGTTAATCCACCTTATCATTTATGTATTTGCCACAATGCTACCATTCGGCCTGTCTGATAATTACCTATCTGTGGAAATTGGGCTTACCATCGCTATCCCTATCATCTTTATAGCCATTGAGAAGACCTCGATTTTAATGCAGGATCCCTTTGAAAACGACCCAATGGACACACCAATGACCGATTTGGCTCAAACTATAGAAATTAATTTAAAGCAGATGACAGGTGATGAGGACATCCCCGAGAAAAAGAAACCTGAAACATATTACGTTTTATGA
- a CDS encoding zinc ribbon domain-containing protein, whose amino-acid sequence MGFLKHLFRGSGYGGHHSRGHHNKRGYDYRENNPDAKVMIRCTACGEKNEESAAFCKKCGSPLGKSKCSNCNESVPVEAKFCPNCGTEIKQ is encoded by the coding sequence ATGGGATTTTTAAAACATTTATTTAGAGGCTCCGGATATGGAGGCCATCATTCCCGCGGGCATCATAATAAGCGCGGTTATGATTATAGGGAAAATAATCCAGATGCAAAGGTTATGATTCGTTGCACGGCCTGTGGTGAGAAAAATGAAGAGAGCGCAGCCTTTTGTAAAAAGTGCGGTTCACCTTTAGGCAAGTCCAAGTGTAGTAACTGTAACGAGAGTGTGCCAGTCGAGGCAAAATTTTGCCCTAATTGCGGTACTGAAATAAAACAATAG